Part of the Gordonia crocea genome is shown below.
CGACGACATCGTCATCATCGACGCCGGGCGCGTCGTCGCCTCGGGAACCCCGCAGGAGCTGACCTCCCACGATGCGGGCGGTCTGCGGATCTCCGCGGCCGCCGGGATCGCGATCACCGACACCGCCGGCGCGGTCAGCCGTGCCTGCGGGGGCGCGCCGGTCACCGGCGCGGAGACGGCGCCGGGCACCTACCTGCTGCGCGGCCCCACGACGCCGACAGCGATCGCCGCGGTCACCGCGTGGTGCGCCGAACAGGACGTACAGATCACCGAGTTGCGCGTCGACGGGTCGAGCCTGCAGGACGTCTTCCTCAATCTGACCGGCCGGGAGGTCCGTGCATGAGTACCGACACCGCCCCCGCCTTCGAGCCGGGCGTCTTCGCGCCGGCGCCCCGGCCCGCACCGGTCGCGTCGATGATCGCCGCCCAGTCCGCGCTGGAGCTGCGCCTGCTGCTGCGCAACGGCGAGCAGTTGCTGCTGACGATGTTCATCCCGATCACCCTGCTCATCGGCCTGTGCCTGATCCCGCTGTCCACCGATGCCGGCGACTCCCCTTCGGCCCGCGCCCACACCTTCTTGCCGGTGATCCTGGCCGTCGCGATCATGTCGACGGCGTTCACCGGCCAGGCGATCGCGGTCGGATTCGACCGCCGTTACGGCGCGCTCAAGCGCCTCGGGGCCACCGCCATCCCGCGGTGGGGCATCATCGCCGGGAAGTCGATCGCCGTGCTGATCGTCGTCCTCGCGCAGATGGTCCTGCTCAGCGGCATCGCGGCCGTGTTCGGCTGGCGGCCCAACGCGGGCGGGATGGGCTATGCGGCCGTCGCGATCGTGCTCGGCACGGTGATGTTCGCGGCCTTGGGGCTGGCGCTGGGCGGCACCGGCAAGGCGGAAGTCGTCCTCGCCGCGGCCAACCTGATCTGGTTCGTCCTGGCCGGTTTCGCGAGCCTGGTGGTTTTGGGTTCGCGCGTCCCCGACGGGGCGCGCACCTTCGCCCGCGGTACCCCGTCGGGTGCCCTGGCCGACGCGCTGCGCGAGGCGGGCGAGGGCCGCTTCGCCCTCCCCGCCTTCCTTGTGTTAGCCGTGTGGGCCGTGCTGGGCACCGCCGCGGCGGTGAAGTGGTTCAGATTCGACTGAGCTCGTCGCGCTCGCCCACCGCGACGCGGGGACGCATGACCTGGTACAGAATGGCCGTTTCGGCGACCACCGAACACGCGCCGGCCACGTGGAGCACCACGAGCAGCGCCGGGACGTTGGTGAAGTACTGGACGATGCCGATCAACGACTGCGCCACCACGGCGATGATGACGATGCGACTGCGCCGCAGGACGACCGGGTCGGGTTCAGCGCGACGGATCACCAGGAGCGCCGCCAGGATCAGCGCCAAGTAGACCACGACGAGCAATCCGTGCACGGTGGTCAGCAGCGGAATGCTCACCTTGAGCCGGTCGATCGCCTCGGGCCTGGTGCGGTCGCCGGCGTGGGGTCCGGCACCGGTGACCGTCACCCCCGCGGCCAGCGCCAGGGACAACGCCACCACCGAGGCGGCGACGAGGCGGCGGGCCGTCGGCGGCGCCGCATCGACGCGGACCCCGTCGTCGGGCTGGGCGACCTTCGCGTAGAGGGTGGCCGCGATCCAGACCATCGCCGCCGAGACGAGCAGGTGGGCGCCGACCACCCACCACTTCAAGCCGGTCAGCACGGTGATCCCGCCGAGGACCGCCTGCGCCACCGTCGAGGCGGGCAGGATCCACGCGTAGACGAGGACCTCGCGGCGCCGACGTGCCCGGGACACGGCCAGGACGACCGCGGCGGCGGTGGTGACGACGATCCACACGGCGATCTGTCGGTTGCCGAATTCGATGGCCTGGTGCCACCAGGGCACCTCTTCGGAAGGCAGCGGCAGCAGCGAGTCGTCGTGGCACTTCGGCCAGGTCGGACAGCCCAGACCGGACCCGGTCACGCGGACCACCGAACCGGTGAGGGCGATCAGCGCTTGGGCCAGCAAGGCGGCGAGCGCGATGCGCCGCTGCGTGCGGAGTCCGGGCAGGGGCAGGAGGTCGACGACGCGGTACCACGTCGCGACGATCGGGTTGGCGGCCACGACGCTCATACTACGCAGTGTCGTAGATTCGCAGGTCGCGGGGGCGAATCAGTCGAGCTCGGCGCTGTTGCGGGCCTTCGGGAACCGGGTCTGGTGGGCCACCCAGCCGGCCATCTTGCGCCAGTGCGACGGCGCAATCCGCGCGGTCGAGACCAGTTCGCGGGTCCACTCGTCGGAGACGCTCAGCCCGTCCACCGCGTCGACCACCGCCTGGGCGGTCGCCTCGTCGGCGACCACGCGGTCGCCAAGGTATCCGCCGTCGCCGCCGACGAGGGTGATGCGCACCCCGGCCTCGCCGATCGGCTGCAGGACCGCGGTCGCCGAACCGCCCTCGCGGCTCACGTACCGACGGATGGAATGGACCACCCCGGCGGGGGCGGAGGGGCCGGTGGTCTCGGCAGTCGTCTGCGCGCTGTCCTCGCTCATGGCAACGATGATACTTCGCCGCCGGGCCGCGGCGGGTCGCCGGTGTTGCGGCCCGGCGCACCGGGTGTACAACTGGGAACATGCACGCGATCGTGGTGACCGAACACGGCGGACCCGACGTCCTGGCCTGGCAGGAGGCACCGGATCCGGTACCCGGCCCGGGGCAGGTCGTCGTCGACACGCGGGCGGCCGGGGTGAACTTCATCGACACCTATCTGCGCCGCGGCCTGTACCCCAGCCATCCGCCCTACATCCCGGGATCCGAGGGTGCCGGCGTCGTGGCCGTCGTCGGCGAGGGCGTCACGGGGATCGCCGTCGGCGACCGGGTCGCCTGGTGCGATGCGGCCGGGTCGTATGCGCAGCGGGTCGTCGTCGGTGCCGATCGCGCGGTGCCCGTCCCCGCAGCGATTGCCGACGACGCGGCCGGGACGATGCTGTTGCAGGGGCTCACCGCCGACTACCTCCTCGACGGTGCCGCCCATCCGCGCGCCGGGGACACCATTCTCGTGCACGCCGGGGCCGGCGGGGTCGGCCTGATCCTGACCCAGCTGGCCGTCGCGGCCGGGATCACCGTCATCACCACGGTCTCCTCCGACGAGAAGGAAACACTGTCCCGCGGTGCCGGGGCCACCCACGTGCTGCGCTACGGCCCGGACCTGGCCGCCCGCGTCGCCGACCTCACCGACGGCAAGGGCGTGGCGGTGGCCTACGACGGGGTCGGTGCGGACACCTTCGAGCAGAGTCTTGCCGCGACGCGGATCCGCGGCACCGTCGTCCTCTTCGGCGCCGCCAGCGGTCCGGTTCCCCCCTTCGACCTGCAGCGGCTCAACGGCGCCGGGTCGTTGTCGGTGACCCGCCCGACGCTCGCGCACTTCATCGCCGACGCCGCGGAGTTCGCCCTGCGCAGCACCCGTTTCGTCGAGGCGGTGGCCGGCGGTGCGGTGGCCATCCGCGTCGGGGCGCACTACCGGCTCGCCGACGCGGCACAAGCGCATCGAGATCTCGAGTCGCGGAAGACGACCGGGTCGATCGTGTTGACCGCCTAGCACCCGACCGCAGCGGGATCGAGGGCCCGGCTCAGGAGAAGTAAGACGCGATGGTCGGCAGGTGGAACACCGCGTCGATGGCCAGACCGCAGAACAGGGCGGCCAGGTACTCGTTGGACTGGAGGAAGACCTTGAGCGGGACGACTTCCTTGCCGGCCCGCGTCTCGCGGTACAGCTTCCACACGCGCTGGGTGAACCAGGCACCCGCGGCGATCGCGACGGCGGCGTAGATGACTCCGGTCGCCGGGATCAGCACCAGGGAGGTCACCACCGTCGCGACGGTGTAGATCACCATCTGGCGGGTGACGTACTCCTCGGTCGCCACCACCGGCAGCATCGGCACCCCGGCCGCCTCGTAATCCTCGCGGTAGCGCATGGCCAACGCCCAGGTGTGCGGCGGCGTCCAGAAGAAGATCACCAGGAACAGCACGACCGGCTGCCAACTCAGCGATCCGGTGACCGCGGCCCAGCCGACGAGGGTCGGCATGCATCCTGCCGCACCGCCCCACACCACGTTCTGCGACGTGCGGCGTTTGAGGATCAAGGTGTAGACGCCGACGTAGAAGGCGATCGTGATCATCACCAGGATCGCCGCCAGCAGGTTGGCGAACCGCCACAGGACGACGAACGACGCCGCGCCGAGCACGATGCCGAAGACGAGTGCCGCGCGCGGGGTCACCGCGTGGCGGGCCAACGGCCGGCGCTGGGTCCGCCGCATCTTCTGGTCGATGTCGGCGTCGGCGACCATGTTCAGGGTGTTGGCGCTCGCCGCACCCAACCAACCGCCGATGAGCGTCGCCGCGATCAACCCGATGTCGACGTGGCCGCGGTCGGCTTGGAGCATCACCGGGATGGTCGCGACCAGCAACAGCTCGATCACCCGCGGCTTGGTCAGGGCGATATAGGCCGCAAGGATGTTGCGCACGCGCGTGGGCACCGAATCTTCGGGCGAGTGATCGACCAC
Proteins encoded:
- a CDS encoding ABC transporter permease; its protein translation is MSTDTAPAFEPGVFAPAPRPAPVASMIAAQSALELRLLLRNGEQLLLTMFIPITLLIGLCLIPLSTDAGDSPSARAHTFLPVILAVAIMSTAFTGQAIAVGFDRRYGALKRLGATAIPRWGIIAGKSIAVLIVVLAQMVLLSGIAAVFGWRPNAGGMGYAAVAIVLGTVMFAALGLALGGTGKAEVVLAAANLIWFVLAGFASLVVLGSRVPDGARTFARGTPSGALADALREAGEGRFALPAFLVLAVWAVLGTAAAVKWFRFD
- a CDS encoding COX15/CtaA family protein; the protein is MSVVAANPIVATWYRVVDLLPLPGLRTQRRIALAALLAQALIALTGSVVRVTGSGLGCPTWPKCHDDSLLPLPSEEVPWWHQAIEFGNRQIAVWIVVTTAAAVVLAVSRARRRREVLVYAWILPASTVAQAVLGGITVLTGLKWWVVGAHLLVSAAMVWIAATLYAKVAQPDDGVRVDAAPPTARRLVAASVVALSLALAAGVTVTGAGPHAGDRTRPEAIDRLKVSIPLLTTVHGLLVVVYLALILAALLVIRRAEPDPVVLRRSRIVIIAVVAQSLIGIVQYFTNVPALLVVLHVAGACSVVAETAILYQVMRPRVAVGERDELSRI
- a CDS encoding quinone oxidoreductase family protein translates to MHAIVVTEHGGPDVLAWQEAPDPVPGPGQVVVDTRAAGVNFIDTYLRRGLYPSHPPYIPGSEGAGVVAVVGEGVTGIAVGDRVAWCDAAGSYAQRVVVGADRAVPVPAAIADDAAGTMLLQGLTADYLLDGAAHPRAGDTILVHAGAGGVGLILTQLAVAAGITVITTVSSDEKETLSRGAGATHVLRYGPDLAARVADLTDGKGVAVAYDGVGADTFEQSLAATRIRGTVVLFGAASGPVPPFDLQRLNGAGSLSVTRPTLAHFIADAAEFALRSTRFVEAVAGGAVAIRVGAHYRLADAAQAHRDLESRKTTGSIVLTA
- a CDS encoding heme o synthase; translation: MVSGERAGTSPVVDHSPEDSVPTRVRNILAAYIALTKPRVIELLLVATIPVMLQADRGHVDIGLIAATLIGGWLGAASANTLNMVADADIDQKMRRTQRRPLARHAVTPRAALVFGIVLGAASFVVLWRFANLLAAILVMITIAFYVGVYTLILKRRTSQNVVWGGAAGCMPTLVGWAAVTGSLSWQPVVLFLVIFFWTPPHTWALAMRYREDYEAAGVPMLPVVATEEYVTRQMVIYTVATVVTSLVLIPATGVIYAAVAIAAGAWFTQRVWKLYRETRAGKEVVPLKVFLQSNEYLAALFCGLAIDAVFHLPTIASYFS